From the Pirellulales bacterium genome, the window AGGGCGTGGGCGTCAACCGGCCCGGAGCGTTCGCCGAATACCTGTCGCTGCCGATGACCAACGTCTGGGTCCACGATCCATCGATCCCGCGCGACGTGCAGTCGATCTTCGATCCCTTCGGCAACGCCGTCCACACGGCCCTCTCGTTCGACGTGCTGGGCGAAGACGTGTTGATCACCGGGGCCGGGCCGATCGGCATCCTGGCGGCGGCGGTGGTGAAGCACGCCGGCGCCCGATATGTGGTCGTGACCGACGTCAATCCCTACCGACTGGAACTCGCCAGGCGAATGGGGGCCACGCTGGCGCTCGACGTGCGCAGCGAAACGGTTGCCGAGGCCCAAAAGCGGTTGGGCATGAAAGAAGGCTTCGACGTGGGCCTGGAGATGTCGGGCAACCCGCAGGCCTTCCGCGACATGCTGGCCAATATGTGCCACGGCGGCAAGATCGCCATGCTCGGCATTCCGGAACGGGAGATGTCGATCGATTGGACGACGGTGGTCTTCAACATGCTTACGATCCATGGCATTTACGGCCGGGAGATGTACGAGACGTGGTATAAGATGACCGTGATGTTGCAATCGGGCCTCGACATTACGCCGGTCATCACGCACCGTTTTGCGGCCGAGGAGTTCCAGCAGGGGTTCGATGCCATGCTCTCGGGGCAGTCGGGCAAGGTAATTCTGACGTGGCGAGAGGGGTAGGGCGTTTGTCCGTTGTCCGTCGTCAGTTGCCTGACGAAACAACGGACCACGGACTACAGCCAGAGATGCAGCCTTCCGTCGAGCATGTCGGGCAGGGCGGCGGCCACGTGCTGCCGCACCTGGTTCTGATGATAGCGCGTGCTGAAGTGCGAGGCCACGATCAGCTCGTTGCGGAAGCGTGCCCGACGCTCGATCAAGTCGTCGAGGTGGATATGGCCGAACTTGTGGATTTTGTCTTTGCGATGGCGCGGGGCCACAAAGGTCAGCTCGGTGATCAGGATTTGGGCCTCGAACATCGCCGGGCAATTGTCGAGACCCTCCGGCGAGCTGTCGCCGAGATAGGCCACGCGCGGCAAACGCCGCTCTTCCGTGACCTCGGTGCCCGACTGCCGCAGGTCGCGAATCTGGTCGCCTGAAAGCTGCACATACTCCGGCTTCAGCTTTCGCCGCCGCTCCCACACGACGAAGCCCAACGACGGCACCGTGTGCTTCGTCGGCGAGACCGTGACCACCAGTTCGCGCGACAGCTCGATCTCGTCGCCCGGCTTCGTCGGCACGAGCGAGCACGGCATGCGGCCCCGGTCGAGCCGCGTGAAGAGCTTCAGGATTCGCTCGACGTGGGGCACCGCCTCTTCGGGCAAATAGATCGTGGGCGGCTCCATCTTCATCATCCGCCGGCGGGCCACGTAGACCGGCAGCGCGGCGATGTGATCGAGGTGCGTGTGCGAGACCAGCCAGGTGCCGGTGCCCATGAACGCCCACGGCTGGGCGCCCAGGTCGAAGCCGATCTTAAGCTCCGGCACGCGCCAATACGTTTGCACGGCGGCGCGCGAGTAGCCCTCGATCGTGAGGCCCTTGTGGACCAGCGTTTTGAACGGCAGATTGTTGACCATGTTGTCCTATCAGTGTAGAGACGCGCATCCGGCCGACAAGTTCACTCTTCATCACCATCACCGGTCGCAGGCGACGCATGATCGTAATTGTCGATCTCGGCGGGGTCGAGCGAGGCGCCGGCTTCGTCGCCGGGAAGCAGCCAAATCTCGGCGTGCAGCTCCTGCTGCTCGGCACGCACGCTATGGTGCCGCACCAGTTCCAGCACCGCCAGAAACATGCCGATCAACGCCGACTTGTGCATGCCGGTCTCGAACAGGTCGCCCAGTGCCACGCGGCCGGCCTGCCGCAGCCGGTCGTGAATCCGCTCCATGTAGACGTGGATCGGCGTCTCGTCGTAGATGATGTTCGAGGGCGGGCTGGTCTGATACTCGCGCATGATCCGGCCGAACGCGCTCACCAGGTCCCACAACTCCAGTTCTTGGATCGGCTCGTCGGCCAGGTCGCGTCGCCGGTCGCGCAGCTCGCCGGCCCGCCGCGGAAAGCGCTCTTGCCAGGCCCGGCTGCGCTCTTCCAGCATGCTGGCGGCGTCCTTGAACTGCTTGTATTCCAACAGTCTGCGCACCAGGTCTTGCCGCGGATCTTCGACCGCCTCCTCCTCTTCGCCGCCGCGCGGCAGCACCATCCGCGACTTGATCTCGATCAGCGTGCTGGCCATCTCCAAAAAGTCGCCCACGGCGTTCACGTCGAGCTGTTCCAGCACCGAGAGATGCTTGAGATACTGCTCCGTGATCATGGCGATGGGAATGTCGACGATTTCGACCTCGTGCTTGCGCACCAGATAAAGCAACAGGTCGAGTGGCCCGCGAAAGATGTCCAGGTCGATGCGAAAATCCATGCCCTACAGCGGCCGCTGCCCCCAGGGAATCGGCATCGTCGGCGGCTGGCGATGACGCTCGCGGCGCTCGTCTTTTGGCCGCCCGTGAAAATACTGCACGAACCGCACGAGTTGCTTGACCGCCTCGTCGTAAG encodes:
- the tdh gene encoding L-threonine 3-dehydrogenase, translating into MKTMRALVKKHARPGLWMEEVPLPEIGINDVLVQVLRTGICGTDVHIYNWDAWAQKTIPVPMVVGHEFVGRIVAVGGNVRDFHAGEIVSGEGHVVCGHCRNCLAGRRHLCKDTKGVGVNRPGAFAEYLSLPMTNVWVHDPSIPRDVQSIFDPFGNAVHTALSFDVLGEDVLITGAGPIGILAAAVVKHAGARYVVVTDVNPYRLELARRMGATLALDVRSETVAEAQKRLGMKEGFDVGLEMSGNPQAFRDMLANMCHGGKIAMLGIPEREMSIDWTTVVFNMLTIHGIYGREMYETWYKMTVMLQSGLDITPVITHRFAAEEFQQGFDAMLSGQSGKVILTWREG
- a CDS encoding MBL fold metallo-hydrolase codes for the protein MVNNLPFKTLVHKGLTIEGYSRAAVQTYWRVPELKIGFDLGAQPWAFMGTGTWLVSHTHLDHIAALPVYVARRRMMKMEPPTIYLPEEAVPHVERILKLFTRLDRGRMPCSLVPTKPGDEIELSRELVVTVSPTKHTVPSLGFVVWERRRKLKPEYVQLSGDQIRDLRQSGTEVTEERRLPRVAYLGDSSPEGLDNCPAMFEAQILITELTFVAPRHRKDKIHKFGHIHLDDLIERRARFRNELIVASHFSTRYHQNQVRQHVAAALPDMLDGRLHLWL
- a CDS encoding segregation/condensation protein A, with protein sequence MDFRIDLDIFRGPLDLLLYLVRKHEVEIVDIPIAMITEQYLKHLSVLEQLDVNAVGDFLEMASTLIEIKSRMVLPRGGEEEEAVEDPRQDLVRRLLEYKQFKDAASMLEERSRAWQERFPRRAGELRDRRRDLADEPIQELELWDLVSAFGRIMREYQTSPPSNIIYDETPIHVYMERIHDRLRQAGRVALGDLFETGMHKSALIGMFLAVLELVRHHSVRAEQQELHAEIWLLPGDEAGASLDPAEIDNYDHASPATGDGDEE